One Pectobacterium polaris DNA window includes the following coding sequences:
- a CDS encoding ABC transporter permease produces the protein MSRLSPINQARWARFKSNRRGYWSLWIFMVLFIVSLFSELIANDKPLLVKYDGQLYTPVLIDHSERTFGGQLDTTADFRDPYIAERISSHGWAIWPLIHYSYDTINYATTASFPSAPNWQNWLGTDSQGKDVVAQVLYGFRISLLFGLALTILSSVIGIAVGATQGYYGGRLDLWGQRFIEVWSGMPTLFLIILLSSVIQPDFWWLLGITVLFGWMSLVGVVRAEFLRTRNFDYIRAAQAMGVSDRAIMFRCMLPNAMVATLTYLPFILCGSITTLTSLDFLGFGLPMGSPSLGTLLLEGKNNLQAPWLGITVFMVLSIVLSLLIFIGEAVRDAFDPSKAH, from the coding sequence ATGAGCCGCTTAAGCCCGATTAATCAGGCGCGCTGGGCGCGTTTTAAAAGTAATCGTCGCGGTTACTGGTCGCTGTGGATTTTCATGGTGCTGTTTATCGTCAGCCTGTTTTCCGAACTGATCGCCAACGACAAACCGCTGCTGGTGAAGTATGACGGCCAGCTCTATACGCCAGTGCTCATTGACCACAGCGAGAGGACGTTCGGCGGACAGTTGGATACCACCGCTGACTTCCGCGATCCTTATATCGCCGAACGCATCAGCAGCCACGGCTGGGCGATCTGGCCGCTGATTCACTACAGTTACGACACCATAAACTATGCCACTACCGCATCCTTCCCCTCTGCACCAAACTGGCAGAACTGGTTGGGCACGGATAGCCAGGGGAAAGATGTGGTTGCGCAGGTGCTGTATGGCTTCCGTATCTCACTGCTGTTCGGTCTGGCGCTCACAATCCTGTCCAGCGTGATTGGTATCGCCGTCGGTGCCACACAGGGCTATTACGGCGGGCGTCTCGACCTATGGGGTCAACGCTTTATCGAAGTCTGGTCCGGTATGCCGACGCTGTTTCTGATTATCCTACTGTCCAGCGTGATTCAACCGGACTTCTGGTGGCTATTGGGTATTACCGTCCTTTTTGGCTGGATGAGTCTGGTTGGCGTGGTACGGGCAGAATTTCTGCGTACCCGCAACTTTGACTACATTCGTGCCGCGCAGGCGATGGGCGTCAGCGACCGCGCTATTATGTTCCGCTGCATGCTGCCAAACGCGATGGTCGCTACGCTGACCTATCTGCCCTTTATTCTTTGCGGCTCGATTACCACGCTGACATCGCTGGATTTTCTCGGCTTTGGTCTGCCGATGGGCTCGCCATCATTAGGCACTTTATTGCTGGAAGGGAAAAATAACCTTCAGGCACCGTGGCTGGGCATTACCGTGTTTATGGTGCTTTCCATCGTGCTTTCCTTACTCATTTTTATCGGCGAAGCGGTGCGCGACGCCTTTGACCCCAGCAAGGCGCATTAA
- a CDS encoding microcin C ABC transporter permease YejB, whose amino-acid sequence MGTYLLRRLLLVIPTLWAIITINFFIVQIAPGGPVDQAIAAIEMGHGSGYTASNGMDAGMARTGTSGAPNIENAYRGSRGLDPEVIEEITKRYGFDKPIHERYFKLLWDYVRFDFGDSLFRGSSVMQLIKESMPVSITLGLWSTLIVYLISIPLGIKKAVKNGTPFDTWSSTLIIIGYAIPAFLFAIILIVLFAGGSYLDWFPLRGLVSSNFDTLPWYSKITDYLWHIALPVLASVIGGFATLTMLTKNSFMDEIRKQYVVTARAKGLDEKSILYRHVFRNAMLLVIAGFPATFISMFFTGSLLIEVMFSLNGLGLLGYDATLQRDYPVMFGTLYIFTLIGLLLNIVSDITYTLVDPRIDFEGRQ is encoded by the coding sequence CCGCCTCTTGCTGGTTATTCCAACCCTGTGGGCAATCATCACGATTAATTTCTTCATTGTACAAATTGCCCCCGGCGGCCCGGTGGATCAGGCCATCGCAGCAATTGAAATGGGGCACGGCAGCGGTTATACCGCCAGTAACGGAATGGATGCCGGTATGGCTCGGACGGGCACCAGCGGCGCACCGAATATCGAGAACGCTTACCGCGGTTCACGCGGCCTCGACCCGGAAGTCATCGAAGAAATAACCAAACGCTACGGCTTCGATAAGCCGATTCATGAACGTTATTTTAAGCTGCTGTGGGATTACGTGCGCTTTGACTTCGGTGACAGCCTGTTCCGTGGTTCTTCGGTGATGCAGCTCATTAAGGAGAGCATGCCGGTTTCGATTACGCTGGGGCTGTGGAGTACGCTGATCGTCTACCTGATTTCCATTCCACTTGGCATCAAAAAAGCCGTGAAGAACGGCACACCGTTCGATACCTGGAGCAGCACGTTAATCATTATCGGCTATGCCATTCCGGCGTTTTTGTTTGCGATCATTTTGATTGTGCTATTCGCGGGCGGCAGTTACCTAGACTGGTTCCCGCTTCGAGGGCTGGTTTCCAGCAATTTTGATACCCTGCCGTGGTACAGCAAGATTACCGACTATTTGTGGCATATCGCGCTACCGGTTCTGGCTTCCGTGATTGGCGGGTTCGCCACGCTAACGATGCTCACCAAGAACTCCTTTATGGATGAGATTCGCAAGCAGTACGTTGTTACCGCGCGCGCTAAAGGGCTGGATGAAAAGAGCATTCTCTACCGCCACGTGTTCCGTAATGCCATGCTGCTGGTGATTGCCGGCTTCCCCGCCACGTTTATCAGTATGTTTTTCACCGGCTCGCTGCTGATTGAGGTGATGTTCTCGCTCAACGGGCTAGGTCTGTTGGGCTATGACGCCACGCTGCAACGTGACTACCCCGTCATGTTCGGTACGCTGTACATCTTCACGCTGATCGGCTTATTGCTGAATATCGTCAGTGACATCACCTATACGCTGGTGGATCCGCGTATCGATTTTGAGGGACGCCAATGA